Part of the Camelina sativa cultivar DH55 unplaced genomic scaffold, Cs unpScaffold02974, whole genome shotgun sequence genome, TTGTTATAAATTCTGACATTGTGGAATTTGCTACTCCAGTAATGGATGATACGAGTTTACCGCCTCCCCAACCCGTGGAACGGGAATCTGTGAAGAGCAGCAAGAGAAGTCTTCTTCCAATGGCTCGGCGTGGCAACGGTTCCAAAGGAGACAAGATTCATCTGCTTACTAATCACTTTAGAGTCAACTTCAGTAATCCAACTTGTCAACATTTCTTCCATTACAGCGTACGTTTCTTGTTTCCTAATTTTACTGTCCTGTCTCCATGGCTGTTTTGAAGTACGTACGTTCTTTACAATGGATTTTGTCTCTTGGATCTTTGGATACAGGTTGCTATCACCTATGAAGATGGTAGTCCAGTTATAGCCAAGTCTATTGGCAGAAAGATTCTTGAAAAAGTTCAACAGACTTATCAAACTGATTTGGATTTCAAACACTTTGTTTATGATGGCGACCAGAATCTTTACACCGTCGGTCCCCTTCCGAGATCCAAACTAGACTTCTCCGTTGTTCTTGAAGACGCTCCTTCTAGGAGAAATGCAGACAAAAGACTAAGACTTCCTCACCAATCCAAGAAGTTCAATGTTACAATCAGCTCATCTGCTACAGAAATCCCAATGCAAGCTATTGCAAATGCTCTCCAAGGAAAGGAAacaaatcatcatcttcaagatGTGATTAGAGTGATGGATGTCATTTTGCGCCAAAACGCAGCTAGACAGTAAGTATTAAAAACCATTTCTTGATATTCTTTTGATCTTGTATTAGTATGTTGATGATGTCAAATTAATTTCTGTTTTGCATGCGCAGAGGTTGTTTCCTAGTTCGCCAATCTTTGTTCCACAATGACGCCAAGTACTTTGCGAATGT contains:
- the LOC104774463 gene encoding protein argonaute 8-like — translated: MDDTSLPPPQPVERESVKSSKRSLLPMARRGNGSKGDKIHLLTNHFRVNFSNPTCQHFFHYSVAITYEDGSPVIAKSIGRKILEKVQQTYQTDLDFKHFVYDGDQNLYTVGPLPRSKLDFSVVLEDAPSRRNADKRLRLPHQSKKFNVTISSSATEIPMQAIANALQGKETNHHLQDVIRVMDVILRQNAARQGCFLVRQSLFHNDAKYFANVGEGVVCCKGFHSSFRTTQGGLS